The Streptomyces sp. DG1A-41 genomic sequence GACCAGCGCTCCACCCGTCGCCATGAGGTGAACGACGTCCCCGCGCACACTCCCCGCCACCTGCTGCAACGGAGTACGCAACGGCACCCGCACGCTCGCCCGGCTCTCCGGGTCGTAGCGGACCACGGCCCGCGCCTCCCCGCGCACGGCGTCGACCGCCACGAACACGACCGCCCCGTCCACGGTCCCGAGAGGCTGCAACGCTCCCTCCAGCCGCGCGTCCCACATCACGTTTCCCGTACCCGGGTCCACCGCCGTGACCTTCGTGCCCGACCCGTCACCGGACACGCTCGCCGCGTACGCCAGCGGATCACCGGGGAACGAGACGAAGTACGGCACGTCCTGCCCCGGAATCCGATGACTCCACTTCACGTCGCCCGAGGCGCTCTCCACTCCGGTGACCGTGCCGTCGGCCGAGGTGAGCAGCAGCATGCCGCCGACGGCCCGGAGCCCCCCGTACCCGGGCAGCTCCTGCCGCCGCTCCACGTCACCCGAGCCGGGATCGAGCATCGTCACCCGCGGCCCCTGGCCCAGCCCGGCCGGCACCAGCCCGCCCGACACGACCGGAGCCCCACTCGGCGGCCCGCTCGCGGCGGCCCCCTCCAGAGGGTGCCGCCACAGCAGCCGCCCGTCGACAGGATCGAGAGCGAAGACCAGCCCGGTCTGCGCACACAGCAGCTTCCCCGCCGCGTACGAACACTGGGGCACGCTCTTCCCGGACAGCGGCGGCGCCTCCCACGCGGCGAACGCGGCCGACGTGGTCCGTGGAGCGGCGACCTCGGCCGCCGGCCCGCCACCCCCGAGCAGGGGAACCGACACCAGCGCACCGACGACGGCCAGTCCGAGAGCCCCGGCACCGAGAGCCGCCCGCCTGCCGAGCCGCACCTTGGACCGGCGGCGCCTCTCGGAGCCGGACGAGGGGAGCCCAGCGTCCCCGCCGACCTGCTCCGCAGCCGCAGCCGCAGCCGCAGCCGCAGGCGGAGCCTCTCCCTCTTCCTCCGCCGGATCCCCGTCCACCCGCTGGGCAGGTATGAACGCCTGTGTGTCGTACGAGGCCGCCACCGACCGCAGCTCCCGCATCAACTCGTCAGGGGAGGGCCGGTCCTCGGGCTCCTTGGCGAGACACCGCAGCACGAGCGGTGCCAGCTCTTCCGGTACGCCGGCCAGCTCGGGTTCGTCGTGCACGACCTGATAGGCGACGACGTACGGACTGTCGGAGTCGAACGGCCCCCGCCCGGTGGCCGCGTGCACCATCACGGACCCGAGGGCGAACACGTCGGCGGCGGGCCCCACTTCCCTGGGCCGCCGGAACTGCTCGGGCGCCATGAAGGGCGGCGTACCGATCAGCTTCCCGGTCTCGGTCCGCAACTCGCTGTCCTTTGGCCGGGAAATGCCGAAGTCGATGACCTTCGGCCCGTCCTCGGCGAGCAGCACATTGCTCGGCTTCAGGTCCCGGTGCACGACCCCGACCCGGTGGATGTCCCGCAGGGCCTCCGCGAGCCCGGCCATCAGCCGACGCAACTGCGCCGGGGCCAGTGGCCCGTTCCGCTTCACCTCCTGCGCCAGCGTCGGACCCGGAATGAACAGCGTGGCCATCCAGGGCCGTCCGGCCTCGGGATCGGCATCCACGACGGGCGCGGTGAAGGCGCCGCTGACCCGCCGGGCCGCCCCGACCTCCTGCCGGAAACGGCCCCTGAACTCGGGGTCCTTGGCGAATTCCGCGTGTACGACCTTCACGGCGAGCTTCATCCCGGAGGTGCTCCGGGCCAGATGCACGACCCCCATGCCGCCCGAGCCCAGACAGGACTCCAGCCGGTAGTGCCCGGCGTACTCAGGAAGTTCCGCTTCCGGGCCCGATCCGACGTTTCGCTGTGGCGCCATGGGACCACCCCCGTGCTGTTCGTCCGCGCGCGCGACGCACGGAGCCTAGTCGATGACTCGTACGAGACAGAGGTGGCTTGCTAGCCTCCGCTGGCGAGTCACGCACAGGTGTTTGATGGCGCGATTCAGGGGAATCAACGGGATCCCATGGCAGCCATGGGGTTCAACGGGGGAGGTTTTCATGTCAGTCGAGCCTGTCGAAGAGGCCGAACGCGGCGCACACGAGGCCGGCATGCCGCTGGTCACCACGCTGGCCGCGGCGGCCACGTACTTCTCGATCGCACCGGGCGTCCGCCTCAACGTCCGCAGCGGTCCCGGCACCGGCTACCCGATCGTCAAGGTCCTGCCCGAGGGCTCCCGAGTCGCGATCCACTGCCAGACACCCGGCACCAGCGTGACGGGCCCGTACGGCACGACGAACATCTGGGACAACATCGCGAGCGGCCAGTACGTCTCGGACGCCTACGTGAACACGGGCAGCGACGGCTACATCCGCCCACGCTGCGGCTGA encodes the following:
- a CDS encoding serine/threonine-protein kinase gives rise to the protein MAPQRNVGSGPEAELPEYAGHYRLESCLGSGGMGVVHLARSTSGMKLAVKVVHAEFAKDPEFRGRFRQEVGAARRVSGAFTAPVVDADPEAGRPWMATLFIPGPTLAQEVKRNGPLAPAQLRRLMAGLAEALRDIHRVGVVHRDLKPSNVLLAEDGPKVIDFGISRPKDSELRTETGKLIGTPPFMAPEQFRRPREVGPAADVFALGSVMVHAATGRGPFDSDSPYVVAYQVVHDEPELAGVPEELAPLVLRCLAKEPEDRPSPDELMRELRSVAASYDTQAFIPAQRVDGDPAEEEGEAPPAAAAAAAAAEQVGGDAGLPSSGSERRRRSKVRLGRRAALGAGALGLAVVGALVSVPLLGGGGPAAEVAAPRTTSAAFAAWEAPPLSGKSVPQCSYAAGKLLCAQTGLVFALDPVDGRLLWRHPLEGAAASGPPSGAPVVSGGLVPAGLGQGPRVTMLDPGSGDVERRQELPGYGGLRAVGGMLLLTSADGTVTGVESASGDVKWSHRIPGQDVPYFVSFPGDPLAYAASVSGDGSGTKVTAVDPGTGNVMWDARLEGALQPLGTVDGAVVFVAVDAVRGEARAVVRYDPESRASVRVPLRTPLQQVAGSVRGDVVHLMATGGALVAVDLEARKQRWSLETGVVRGSTPVADDRYVYVTAPDGRLLAVDARRGKLVGQTPVRLGDRSDRVPAALPDPVLVGDRVYAGAPDGTVFAVDGRDPSGW
- a CDS encoding SH3 domain-containing protein — its product is MSVEPVEEAERGAHEAGMPLVTTLAAAATYFSIAPGVRLNVRSGPGTGYPIVKVLPEGSRVAIHCQTPGTSVTGPYGTTNIWDNIASGQYVSDAYVNTGSDGYIRPRCG